The Nitrospinota bacterium nucleotide sequence GTCGCAGGTGAGCACGGAGCGGATTTTCACCTGCTCCACGCCGGCGTTTTCGATCTTTTCAACCGCTTCTTCGTTGATTTCCTTGTTGGCGGCCAGCAACACTTCCTTGGTAAAGGGGTCGATAATCGGTTCCAGCGTCACGCGGCCCAACAGGCGCTCGCCGAGGCGCTGTATCACTTCGCCCCCTTCGATAAGGGCGGCGGTGTCGATGCCGTTCATGGTGCCGCAGTCGTCAATCGTTATTATCACGTCCTGCGAAACGTCCACGAGGCGGCGGGTCAGGTAGCCCGAGTTCGCGGTCTTGAGCGCGGTATCGGCCAAACCTTTGCGCGCGCCGTGCGTCGAGATGAAGTACTGCGCCACGGTGAGGCCTTCGCGGAAGTTCGCGGTGATCGGGGTTTCGATGATTTCACCCGACGGCTTGGCCATCAGGCCGCGCATGCCGGCCAGCTGGGCGATCTGCGCCTTGCTGCCGCGCGCGCCGGAATCGGCCATCAGGTAAACGCCGTTCCACTGCGATCCCGCCGGCGCGGTGCCGTCGCCAAGCTGTTTGTCCTCGTGCTTGAGTTCGGCGAACACCTCTTCGGTGACCTTGTCGGTCACCTGCGCCCACACGTCGATGATTTTGTTGTACCCTTCGCCCTTGGTGATGAGGCCGTTATGGTACTGCTCTTCCACCTCGCCGGTCCGCTTCTTCGCGTCGTCGATCAGCGCGAATTTCCGCTGCGGGATGCGCATATTCTCCATGCTGATGGAAAGACCGGACTTGGTGGCGTAGAAGAACCCGGTGTCCTTCAGGTCATCAAGGAACTTCACCACCACGTCGAGCGAGGTCTTGGTATGCACCTCGTTAACAACCTGCAGGATGGCCGCCTTGTTCAGCACCTTGTTCACGCGGGAGAACGGGACTTCCTTCGGCACGATCTCGTAGAAGAGAACGCGGCCGACGGTGGTTTCATGTATCTGGCCGGCCATCCGTACGCGGATTTTCGCCTGCAAATGCACCGCCTTGTGATCGAACGCGGTGCGCACTTCGGCGGGGTTGGAGAAGGCCTTTCCCTCGCCCTTCACGCCGCCGCGCTCCTTCGTGAGGTAGTAGTTCCCCAGCACGATATCCTGCGATGGAACCGCGATCGGGCGGCCGTTGGCGGGCGAAAGGATGTTGTTGATGGAAAGCATCAGGATGCGCGTCTCCACCTGCGCCTCAAGCGACAAGGGCACATGCACGGCCATCTGGTCGCCGTCGAAGTCGGCGTTGAACGCGGCGCAGACCAGCGGGTGCAGGCGGATCGCCTTCCCTTCGACCAGCACCGGCTCGAACGCCTGCACGCCGAGGCGGTGCAGGGTCGGGGCGCGGTTCAGCAGCACCGGGTGGTCCTTGATGACTTCATCAAGCACTTCCCACACTTCCGGCTGCTCGGATTCCACCATTTTCTTGGCGCTCTTGATGGTGGCGGCATAACCCTTCACTTCCAGCTTGTGGTAGATGAACGGTTTGAACAGCTCAATCGCCATCTTCTTGGGCAGCCCGCACTGGTAGAACTTCAGTTCCGGCCCGACCACGATGACGGAGCGGCCGGAATAATCGACGCGCTTGCCCAGCAGGTTCTGGCGGAAACGCCCCTGCTTGCCTTTCAGCATGTCGGCCAGCGATTTCAGCGGGCGCTTGTTCGGCCCCTTCAGCACGCGTCCGCGGCGGCCGTTGTCGAACAGCGCCGAGACGGCTTCCTGCAGCATCCGCTTTTCGTTGCGGATGATGATTTCCGGCGCGCGCAGTTCCATCAGCCGCTTGAGGCGGTTGTTGCGGTTGATCACGCGGCGGTAGAGATCGTTGAGGTCGGAGGTGGCGAACCGGCCGCCGTCCAGCGGGACGAGCGGGCGCAACTCCGGCGGAATCACCGGAATCACGGAGGGCACCATCCACTCCGGCCGGTTGCCGGATTTGCGGAAGGCTTCCACGATCTTGAGCTGTTTCACCAGCTTGCGCCGCGTCTGCACCGACTGGGTGGTGCGGAGATGCTCCTTGAGGTCGAGCGCCAATTGATCCATGTCGGCGCCTTTCAGGATGGTCTGAACCGCTTCGGCGCCGATGCCGTAGTCGAAGGCGTCTTCGCCCCAGGTCTTGACCGCTTCCTGCAGGTCATCCTCGTTGAGCACCTGCTTGTATTTCAGCTTGGTGTTCTTCGGATCAATGATGATGTACTTTTCAAAGTAGATGACCGCTTCCAGCTCGGTGAGCGTCATGTCGAGGAAGTTGCCGATCTTGCTCGGCAGCCCCTTGAAGAACCAGATGTGCGCCACCGGGCTGGCCAGCTCGATGTGCCCCATGCGCTCGCGCCGCACCTTGGAGAGGGTCACTTCCACGCCGCACTTTTCGCACACGGTGCCTTTGTACTTCATCCGCTTGTACTTGCCGCAGAGACATTCCCAGTCCTTGACCGGGCCGAATATCTTGGCGCAGAAGAGCCCGTCGCGCTCCGGCTTGAAGGTGCGGTAATTGATGGTTTCCGGTTTCCGCACTTCGCCAAACGACCACGAACGGATCTTCTCCGGCGAAGCGAGGCGGATCATCACCGAATCAAACGACAGCGGATCCTTGGGCCTTTCAAACAATCGAAGAACTTTTTCCACTTGTTAGTTCCTCCTTAAATGGTCTTAGGTCTTTCGTCGAGGGAAATGTCCAGGCAGAGGCTCTGGAGTTCCTTGACGAGGACGTTAAAGGATTCCGGCAGCCCCGGCTGCAGGGTGTTGTCTCCCTTGACGATGGCTTCATACATC carries:
- the rpoC gene encoding DNA-directed RNA polymerase subunit beta', which encodes MIRLASPEKIRSWSFGEVRKPETINYRTFKPERDGLFCAKIFGPVKDWECLCGKYKRMKYKGTVCEKCGVEVTLSKVRRERMGHIELASPVAHIWFFKGLPSKIGNFLDMTLTELEAVIYFEKYIIIDPKNTKLKYKQVLNEDDLQEAVKTWGEDAFDYGIGAEAVQTILKGADMDQLALDLKEHLRTTQSVQTRRKLVKQLKIVEAFRKSGNRPEWMVPSVIPVIPPELRPLVPLDGGRFATSDLNDLYRRVINRNNRLKRLMELRAPEIIIRNEKRMLQEAVSALFDNGRRGRVLKGPNKRPLKSLADMLKGKQGRFRQNLLGKRVDYSGRSVIVVGPELKFYQCGLPKKMAIELFKPFIYHKLEVKGYAATIKSAKKMVESEQPEVWEVLDEVIKDHPVLLNRAPTLHRLGVQAFEPVLVEGKAIRLHPLVCAAFNADFDGDQMAVHVPLSLEAQVETRILMLSINNILSPANGRPIAVPSQDIVLGNYYLTKERGGVKGEGKAFSNPAEVRTAFDHKAVHLQAKIRVRMAGQIHETTVGRVLFYEIVPKEVPFSRVNKVLNKAAILQVVNEVHTKTSLDVVVKFLDDLKDTGFFYATKSGLSISMENMRIPQRKFALIDDAKKRTGEVEEQYHNGLITKGEGYNKIIDVWAQVTDKVTEEVFAELKHEDKQLGDGTAPAGSQWNGVYLMADSGARGSKAQIAQLAGMRGLMAKPSGEIIETPITANFREGLTVAQYFISTHGARKGLADTALKTANSGYLTRRLVDVSQDVIITIDDCGTMNGIDTAALIEGGEVIQRLGERLLGRVTLEPIIDPFTKEVLLAANKEINEEAVEKIENAGVEQVKIRSVLTCDAPDGVCASCYGRNLATGRMVESGEAVGVIAAQSIGEPGTQLTMRTFHIGGVASRVAEQTKLISAKGGVVKYIELRTVALDTGEMIAMNRNGGIIIQDDEGREKERYKIIYGAKLKVLDGARVSEGDTVAEWDPYTVSILTETTGTIAFGDIIENVTMREEVDEVTGHSEKIILDHREEKKHPRISIKDSHGKTVSRYVLPAGAHINVKEGQAVDVGDIIAKIPRETTKTKDITGGLPRVAELFEARKPHDQATISEVSGRVKFGAFIKRTREILVTTEDGAEHKYVVPRGKHVNVHEGDYVHAGEPLVDGAPNPHDILNIMGEKELQKFLVNEVQEVYRLQGVQINDQHIEVIVRQMLKHLVIEDPGDTDFLVGEQVMKKTFQNRNMDVIRAGKKPAKGRPILMGITKSSLSTESFISAASFQETTRVLTEVAISGKMDPLKGLKENVIMGRLVPAGTGSRNYQNLSVLPTKLPIFDLKKTKATEESVVE